A single Pan troglodytes isolate AG18354 chromosome X, NHGRI_mPanTro3-v2.0_pri, whole genome shotgun sequence DNA region contains:
- the IQSEC2 gene encoding IQ motif and SEC7 domain-containing protein 2 isoform X4, which produces MEPPGRSSSLPFSPPALTLTFLPPSPTLPLPSLPVSLSVSLCLLLSLRSTASHTLHQYCCPTQVLDSMKLTPSGRLAESSVEGDAPGSDLSTAVDSPGSQPPYRLSQLPPSSSHMGGPPAGVGLPWAQRARLQPASVALRKQEEEEIKRSKALSDSYELSTDLQDKKVEMLERKYGGSFLSRRAARTIQTAFRQYRMNKNFERLRSSASESRMSRRIILSNMRMQFSFEEYEKAQNPAYFEGKPASLDEGAMAGARSHRLERGLPYGGSCGGGIDGGGSSVTTSGEFSNDITELEDSFSKQVKSLAESIDEALNCHPSGPMSEEPGSAQLEKRESKEQQEDSSATSFSDLPLYLDDTVPQQSPERLPSTEPPPQGRPEFWAPAPLPPVPPPVPSGTREDGSREEGTRRGPGCLECRDFRLRAAHLPLLTIEPPSDSSVDLSDRSDRGSVHRQLVYEADGCSPHGTLKHKGPPGRAPIPHRHYPAPEGPAPAPPGPLPPAPNSGTGPSGVAGGRRLGKCEAAGENSDGGDNESLESSSNSNETINCSSGSSSRDSLREPPATGLCKQTYQRETRHSWDSPAFNNDVVQRRHYRIGLNLFNKKPEKGIQYLIERGFLSDTPVGVAHFILERKGLSRQMIGEFLGNRQKQFNRDVLDCVVDEMDFSSMDLDDALRKFQSHIRVQGEAQKVERLIEAFSQRYCVCNPALVRQFRNPDTIFILAFAIILLNTDMYSPSVKAERKMKLDDFIKNLRGVDNGEDIPRDLLVGIYQRIQGRELRTNDDHVSQVQAVERMIVGKKPVLSLPHRRLVCCCQLYEVPDPNRPQRLGLHQREVFLFNDLLVVTKIFQKKKILVTYSFRQSFPLVEMHMQLFQNSYYQFGIKLLSAVPGGERKVLIIFNAPSLQDRLRFTSDLRESIAEVQEMEKYRVESELEKQKGMMRPNASQPGGAKDSVNGTMARSSLEDTYGAGDGLKRGALSSSLRDLSDAGKRGRRNSVGSLDSTIEGSVISSPRPHQRMPPPPPPPPPEEYKSQRPVSNSSSFLGSLFGSKRGKGPFQMPPPPTGQASASSSSASSTHHHHHHHHHGHSHGGLGVLPDGQSKLQALHAQYCQGPGPAPPPYLPPQQPSLPPPPQQPPPLPQLGSIPPPPASAPPVGPHRHFHAHGPVPGPQHYTLGRPGRAPRRGAGGHPQFAPHGRHPLHQPTSPLPLYSPAPQHPPAHKQGPKHFIFSHHPQMMPAAGAAGGPGSRPPGGSYSHPHHPQSPLSPHSPIPPHPSYPPLPPPSPHTPHSPLPPTSPHGPLHASGPPGTANPPSANPKAKPSRISTVV; this is translated from the exons TGTGGAGGGTGATGCCCCAGGCAGTGACCTGAGCACAGCGGTTGATAGTCCTGGGAGCCAACCCCCCTACCGGCTGAGCCAGCTGCCCCCCTCCAGCAGCCACATGGGGGGCCCCCCTGCTGGAGTGGGCCTTCCCTGGGCTCAGCGGGCACGCCTCCAGCCAGCCAGTGTCGCCCtgaggaagcaggaggaggaggagataaaGCGCTCCAAGGCCCTATCGGACAGCTATGAACTCTCCACAGACCTGCAGGACAAGAAG GTGGAAATGCTGGAGAGGAAGTATGGGGGCTCCTTCCTGAGCCGCAGGGCTGCCAGGACCATCCAGACAGCCTTCCGCCAGTACCGCATGAACAAGAACTTTGAGCGGCTACGCAGCTCAGCCTCAGAGAGCCGCATGTCCCGCCGCATCATCCTTTCCAACATGCGGATGCAGTTCTCCTTTGAGGAGTATGAGAAGGCACAGAACCCCGCGTACTTCGAGGGCAAGCCTGCCTCGCTGGACGAGGGTGCCATGGCTGGTGCCCGGAGCCACCGGCTTGAACGGGGGCTCCCATATGGAGGCTCCTGTGGTGGGGGCATCGATGGTGGTGGAAGCTCCGTCACCACATCTGGAGAGTTTTCTAATGACATCACAGAACTTGAGGACTCCTTCTCCAAACAG GTAAAGTCTCTGGCTGAATCCATCGACGAAGCCCTGAACTGCCACCCGTCAGGGCCCATGTCTGAGGAGCCAGGGTCAGCCCAGCTGGAGAAGCGGGAGTCAAAGGAACAGCAAGAGGACAGCTCAGCCACATCCTTCAGTGATCTTCCCCTCTACCTGGATGACACAGTTCCCCAACAATCCCCTGAGCGACTGCCCAGCACAGAACCCCCACCCCAGGGCCGGCCCGAGTTCTGGGCGCCAGCCCCTCTCCCGCCAGTTCCTCCACCAGTGCCATCAGGAACCCGGGAAGACGGTAGCCGTGAGGAAGGCACTCGCAGGGGTCCCGGGTGCTTGGAGTGCCGGGATTTCCGGCTGCGGGCTGCCCACCTTCCCCTGCTTACCATTGAGCCTCCTAGTGACAGCTCCGTGGACCTGAGTGACCGCTCAGATCGCGGCTCTGTCCACCGCCAGCTGGTGTATGAGGCTGATGGCTGCAGCCCCCATGGGACCCTGAAGCACAAGGGGCCACCAGGCAGGGCCCCGATCCCACACCGCCACTACCCAGCCCCTGaaggcccagccccagccccaccagggCCCCTGCCACCAGCCCCCAACAGTGGCACTGGGCCCAGTGGTGTGGCTGGGGGTCGGAGGTTGGGGAAGTGCGAGGCAGCAGGCGAGAACTCTGATGGTGGAGATAACGAGAGCCTTGAGAGCTCCAGCAATTCCAATGAGACCATCAACTGCAGCTCCGGCTCCTCTTCTCGGGACAGTCTAAGGGAGCCTCCGGCTACCGGCCTGTGCAAGCAGACTTACCAGCGGGAGACAAGGCATAGCTGGGACTCGCCAGCTTTCAACAATGATGTGGTCCAGAGGCGGCACTACCGAATCGGCCTCAACCTCTTCAACAA GAAGCCAGAGAAGGGTATCCAGTATCTGATCGAGCGGGGCTTCCTGTCAGACACACCGGTGGGAGTGGCTCACTTCATCCTGGAGCGGAAAGGCCTCAGCCGGCAGATGATAGGGGAATTCCTAGGGAACCGGCAGAAGCAGTTCAACAGAGACGTGTTGGA CTGTGTGGTGGATGAGATGGACTTCTCCTCCATGGATCTGGATGATGCGCTCCGGAAGTTCCAGTCCCATATCCGGGTTCAGGGTGAGGCCCAGAAAGTGGAGCGACTCATCGAAGCCTTCAG CCAGCGGTACTGTGTCTGTAACCCAGCCCTCGTGCGCCAGTTCCGGAACCCAGACACCATCTTCATCCTTGCTTTTGCCATCATCCTCCTCAATACCGACATGTACAGTCCCAGCGTCAAAGCTGAACGAAAGATGAAACTAGATGACTTCATCAAGAACCTGAGAG GGGTTGACAATGGTGAAGACATCCCCCGAGACCTCCTGGTGGGCATCTACCAGCGCATCCAGGGGCGTGAACTGCGGACCAACGATGACCATGTGTCCCAGGTGCAGGCTGTGGAGCGCATGATTGTTGGAAAGAAACCA GTCCTGTCTCTCCCTCACCGTCGACTGGTTTGCTGCTGCCAGCTCTACGAGGTGCCAGATCCAAACCGCCCCCAGAGGCTAGGGTTGCATCAGCGGGAGGTCTTCCTCTTCAATGATCTCCTTGTG GTCACCAAAATTTTCCAGAAGAAGAAGATCTTGGTGACGTACAGTTTCCGTCAGTCTTTCCCCCTCGTGGAAATGCACATGCAGCTCTTCCAGAATTCAT ATTACCAGTTTGGGATCAAGTTGCTGTCTGCAGTACCTGGTGGGGAGCGAAAAGTCCTCATCATCTTCAATGCCCCCAGCCTCCAGGACCGGCTGCGCTTTACATCCGACCTGCGCGAGTCCATTGCGGAGGTGCAGGAGATGGAGAAATACCGTGTGGAGT CGGAGCTGGAGAAGCAGAAAGGTATGATGCGGCCTAACGCCTCACAGCCTGGAGGGGCCAAGGACTCAGTGAATGGGACGATGGCCCGCAGTAGCCTGGAGGACACTTACGGGGCAGGCGATGGGCTCAAACGGGGCGCACTCAGCAGTTCCCTGCGAGACCTCTCTGATGCAG GGAAGCGGGGGCGGCGTAACAGCGTGGGATCGCTGGACAGCACCATCGAA GGGTCTGTTATTAGCAGTCCACGCCCTCACCAGAGGATGCCACctccgcccccacccccgccgccaGAGGAGTACAAGAGCCAGAGGCCCGTCTCCAACTCCTCATCCTTCCTGGGCTCCCTATTTGGAAGCAAGCGGGGCAAGGGGCCCTTCCAGATGCCACCACCGCCAACAGGCCAGGCCTCTGCCTCCTCTTCATCTGCTTCTTCcacgcaccaccaccaccaccaccaccatcatggCCATAGCCACGGTGGCCTGGGGGTGCTGCCTGATGGGCAGTCCAAGCTCCAGGCCCTGCATGCCCAGTATTGCCAAGGACCGGGCCCTGCCCCGCCACCCTACCTCCCACCCCAGCAGCCCTctcttcccccacctccccagcagCCCCCACCCTTGCCCCAGCTGGGCTCCATTCCAccgcctcccgcctcagccccaccTGTGGGGCCACATCGCCACTTCCACGCCCATGGCCCAGTCCCAGGGCCCCAACACTATACCTTGGGCCGGCCAGGCAGGGCACCCAGACGGGGGGCTGGAGGACACCCTCAGTTTGCTCCACATGGCCGCCACCCCCTGCACCAGCCCACATCCCCACTGCCCCTGTACAGTCCTGCCCCCCAGCACCCTCCAGCCCACAAACAGGGCCCTAAGCACTTCATCTTCAGCCACCACCCACAGATGATGCCAGCAGCAGGCGCGGCTGGGGGCCCTGGATCCCGGCCACCAGGGGGCTcctactcccacccccaccacccccagtcACCATTGTCACCACACTcacccatcccaccccacccctcctatccacccctccccccaccctcccctcaCACCCCGCACTCACCCCTTCCACCCACCTCCCCCCATGGCCCGCTGCACGCCTCTGGGCCCCCTGGCACAGCCAACCCCCCCAGTGCAAACCCCAAGGCCAAGCCAAGCCGGATCAGCACCGTGGTCTGA
- the IQSEC2 gene encoding IQ motif and SEC7 domain-containing protein 2 isoform X9, giving the protein MEPPGRSSSVEGDAPGSDLSTAVDSPGSQPPYRLSQLPPSSSHMGGPPAGVGLPWAQRARLQPASVALRKQEEEEIKRSKALSDSYELSTDLQDKKVEMLERKYGGSFLSRRAARTIQTAFRQYRMNKNFERLRSSASESRMSRRIILSNMRMQFSFEEYEKAQNPAYFEGKPASLDEGAMAGARSHRLERGLPYGGSCGGGIDGGGSSVTTSGEFSNDITELEDSFSKQVKSLAESIDEALNCHPSGPMSEEPGSAQLEKRESKEQQEDSSATSFSDLPLYLDDTVPQQSPERLPSTEPPPQGRPEFWAPAPLPPVPPPVPSGTREDGSREEGTRRGPGCLECRDFRLRAAHLPLLTIEPPSDSSVDLSDRSDRGSVHRQLVYEADGCSPHGTLKHKGPPGRAPIPHRHYPAPEGPAPAPPGPLPPAPNSGTGPSGVAGGRRLGKCEAAGENSDGGDNESLESSSNSNETINCSSGSSSRDSLREPPATGLCKQTYQRETRHSWDSPAFNNDVVQRRHYRIGLNLFNKKPEKGIQYLIERGFLSDTPVGVAHFILERKGLSRQMIGEFLGNRQKQFNRDVLDCVVDEMDFSSMDLDDALRKFQSHIRVQGEAQKVERLIEAFSQRYCVCNPALVRQFRNPDTIFILAFAIILLNTDMYSPSVKAERKMKLDDFIKNLRGVDNGEDIPRDLLVGIYQRIQGRELRTNDDHVSQVQAVERMIVGKKPVLSLPHRRLVCCCQLYEVPDPNRPQRLGLHQREVFLFNDLLVVTKIFQKKKILVTYSFRQSFPLVEMHMQLFQNSYYQFGIKLLSAVPGGERKVLIIFNAPSLQDRLRFTSDLRESIAEVQEMEKYRVESELEKQKGMMRPNASQPGGAKDSVNGTMARSSLEDTYGAGDGLKRGALSSSLRDLSDAGKRGRRNSVGSLDSTIEGSVISSPRPHQRMPPPPPPPPPEEYKSQRPVSNSSSFLGSLFGSKRGKGPFQMPPPPTGQASASSSSASSTHHHHHHHHHGHSHGGLGVLPDGQSKLQALHAQYCQGPGPAPPPYLPPQQPSLPPPPQQPPPLPQLGSIPPPPASAPPVGPHRHFHAHGPVPGPQHYTLGRPGRAPRRGAGGHPQFAPHGRHPLHQPTSPLPLYSPAPQHPPAHKQGPKHFIFSHHPQMMPAAGAAGGPGSRPPGGSYSHPHHPQSPLSPHSPIPPHPSYPPLPPPSPHTPHSPLPPTSPHGPLHASGPPGTANPPSANPKAKPSRISTVV; this is encoded by the exons TGTGGAGGGTGATGCCCCAGGCAGTGACCTGAGCACAGCGGTTGATAGTCCTGGGAGCCAACCCCCCTACCGGCTGAGCCAGCTGCCCCCCTCCAGCAGCCACATGGGGGGCCCCCCTGCTGGAGTGGGCCTTCCCTGGGCTCAGCGGGCACGCCTCCAGCCAGCCAGTGTCGCCCtgaggaagcaggaggaggaggagataaaGCGCTCCAAGGCCCTATCGGACAGCTATGAACTCTCCACAGACCTGCAGGACAAGAAG GTGGAAATGCTGGAGAGGAAGTATGGGGGCTCCTTCCTGAGCCGCAGGGCTGCCAGGACCATCCAGACAGCCTTCCGCCAGTACCGCATGAACAAGAACTTTGAGCGGCTACGCAGCTCAGCCTCAGAGAGCCGCATGTCCCGCCGCATCATCCTTTCCAACATGCGGATGCAGTTCTCCTTTGAGGAGTATGAGAAGGCACAGAACCCCGCGTACTTCGAGGGCAAGCCTGCCTCGCTGGACGAGGGTGCCATGGCTGGTGCCCGGAGCCACCGGCTTGAACGGGGGCTCCCATATGGAGGCTCCTGTGGTGGGGGCATCGATGGTGGTGGAAGCTCCGTCACCACATCTGGAGAGTTTTCTAATGACATCACAGAACTTGAGGACTCCTTCTCCAAACAG GTAAAGTCTCTGGCTGAATCCATCGACGAAGCCCTGAACTGCCACCCGTCAGGGCCCATGTCTGAGGAGCCAGGGTCAGCCCAGCTGGAGAAGCGGGAGTCAAAGGAACAGCAAGAGGACAGCTCAGCCACATCCTTCAGTGATCTTCCCCTCTACCTGGATGACACAGTTCCCCAACAATCCCCTGAGCGACTGCCCAGCACAGAACCCCCACCCCAGGGCCGGCCCGAGTTCTGGGCGCCAGCCCCTCTCCCGCCAGTTCCTCCACCAGTGCCATCAGGAACCCGGGAAGACGGTAGCCGTGAGGAAGGCACTCGCAGGGGTCCCGGGTGCTTGGAGTGCCGGGATTTCCGGCTGCGGGCTGCCCACCTTCCCCTGCTTACCATTGAGCCTCCTAGTGACAGCTCCGTGGACCTGAGTGACCGCTCAGATCGCGGCTCTGTCCACCGCCAGCTGGTGTATGAGGCTGATGGCTGCAGCCCCCATGGGACCCTGAAGCACAAGGGGCCACCAGGCAGGGCCCCGATCCCACACCGCCACTACCCAGCCCCTGaaggcccagccccagccccaccagggCCCCTGCCACCAGCCCCCAACAGTGGCACTGGGCCCAGTGGTGTGGCTGGGGGTCGGAGGTTGGGGAAGTGCGAGGCAGCAGGCGAGAACTCTGATGGTGGAGATAACGAGAGCCTTGAGAGCTCCAGCAATTCCAATGAGACCATCAACTGCAGCTCCGGCTCCTCTTCTCGGGACAGTCTAAGGGAGCCTCCGGCTACCGGCCTGTGCAAGCAGACTTACCAGCGGGAGACAAGGCATAGCTGGGACTCGCCAGCTTTCAACAATGATGTGGTCCAGAGGCGGCACTACCGAATCGGCCTCAACCTCTTCAACAA GAAGCCAGAGAAGGGTATCCAGTATCTGATCGAGCGGGGCTTCCTGTCAGACACACCGGTGGGAGTGGCTCACTTCATCCTGGAGCGGAAAGGCCTCAGCCGGCAGATGATAGGGGAATTCCTAGGGAACCGGCAGAAGCAGTTCAACAGAGACGTGTTGGA CTGTGTGGTGGATGAGATGGACTTCTCCTCCATGGATCTGGATGATGCGCTCCGGAAGTTCCAGTCCCATATCCGGGTTCAGGGTGAGGCCCAGAAAGTGGAGCGACTCATCGAAGCCTTCAG CCAGCGGTACTGTGTCTGTAACCCAGCCCTCGTGCGCCAGTTCCGGAACCCAGACACCATCTTCATCCTTGCTTTTGCCATCATCCTCCTCAATACCGACATGTACAGTCCCAGCGTCAAAGCTGAACGAAAGATGAAACTAGATGACTTCATCAAGAACCTGAGAG GGGTTGACAATGGTGAAGACATCCCCCGAGACCTCCTGGTGGGCATCTACCAGCGCATCCAGGGGCGTGAACTGCGGACCAACGATGACCATGTGTCCCAGGTGCAGGCTGTGGAGCGCATGATTGTTGGAAAGAAACCA GTCCTGTCTCTCCCTCACCGTCGACTGGTTTGCTGCTGCCAGCTCTACGAGGTGCCAGATCCAAACCGCCCCCAGAGGCTAGGGTTGCATCAGCGGGAGGTCTTCCTCTTCAATGATCTCCTTGTG GTCACCAAAATTTTCCAGAAGAAGAAGATCTTGGTGACGTACAGTTTCCGTCAGTCTTTCCCCCTCGTGGAAATGCACATGCAGCTCTTCCAGAATTCAT ATTACCAGTTTGGGATCAAGTTGCTGTCTGCAGTACCTGGTGGGGAGCGAAAAGTCCTCATCATCTTCAATGCCCCCAGCCTCCAGGACCGGCTGCGCTTTACATCCGACCTGCGCGAGTCCATTGCGGAGGTGCAGGAGATGGAGAAATACCGTGTGGAGT CGGAGCTGGAGAAGCAGAAAGGTATGATGCGGCCTAACGCCTCACAGCCTGGAGGGGCCAAGGACTCAGTGAATGGGACGATGGCCCGCAGTAGCCTGGAGGACACTTACGGGGCAGGCGATGGGCTCAAACGGGGCGCACTCAGCAGTTCCCTGCGAGACCTCTCTGATGCAG GGAAGCGGGGGCGGCGTAACAGCGTGGGATCGCTGGACAGCACCATCGAA GGGTCTGTTATTAGCAGTCCACGCCCTCACCAGAGGATGCCACctccgcccccacccccgccgccaGAGGAGTACAAGAGCCAGAGGCCCGTCTCCAACTCCTCATCCTTCCTGGGCTCCCTATTTGGAAGCAAGCGGGGCAAGGGGCCCTTCCAGATGCCACCACCGCCAACAGGCCAGGCCTCTGCCTCCTCTTCATCTGCTTCTTCcacgcaccaccaccaccaccaccaccatcatggCCATAGCCACGGTGGCCTGGGGGTGCTGCCTGATGGGCAGTCCAAGCTCCAGGCCCTGCATGCCCAGTATTGCCAAGGACCGGGCCCTGCCCCGCCACCCTACCTCCCACCCCAGCAGCCCTctcttcccccacctccccagcagCCCCCACCCTTGCCCCAGCTGGGCTCCATTCCAccgcctcccgcctcagccccaccTGTGGGGCCACATCGCCACTTCCACGCCCATGGCCCAGTCCCAGGGCCCCAACACTATACCTTGGGCCGGCCAGGCAGGGCACCCAGACGGGGGGCTGGAGGACACCCTCAGTTTGCTCCACATGGCCGCCACCCCCTGCACCAGCCCACATCCCCACTGCCCCTGTACAGTCCTGCCCCCCAGCACCCTCCAGCCCACAAACAGGGCCCTAAGCACTTCATCTTCAGCCACCACCCACAGATGATGCCAGCAGCAGGCGCGGCTGGGGGCCCTGGATCCCGGCCACCAGGGGGCTcctactcccacccccaccacccccagtcACCATTGTCACCACACTcacccatcccaccccacccctcctatccacccctccccccaccctcccctcaCACCCCGCACTCACCCCTTCCACCCACCTCCCCCCATGGCCCGCTGCACGCCTCTGGGCCCCCTGGCACAGCCAACCCCCCCAGTGCAAACCCCAAGGCCAAGCCAAGCCGGATCAGCACCGTGGTCTGA